The Coffea arabica cultivar ET-39 chromosome 3c, Coffea Arabica ET-39 HiFi, whole genome shotgun sequence genome contains a region encoding:
- the LOC113735287 gene encoding UDP-glycosyltransferase 75C1-like gives MTTQDFSSNTMKKQQPHILISCLAAQGHLNPSFQLAKSLALAGARVTFATTIYGFSRIKNLPSFSGLSFASFSDGYDDAESRKNFKADSFFADLTHVGSKNLTKLIQTLSDEDRRVTFLIYGIMMPWAAEVASGMNIPSAFLSFQCAAALAIYHKYFNSQDGVYDGVRKIEPTISVKLPDLPLFENCDLPTILVPTDPQFASAPPIFHEHIRALEKDSKPCVLVNTFAELEEASIRAIVDHMNVIPIGPLFPCVHSDGNDLSDKSVSLDLFECHENDYLQWLDSKPEKSVVYTAFGSLTKLKKDEKLEILHGLEETGRHYMIVMRAVENEDEEVKEMMENGLNGKGKIVPWCSQMEVLCHKSIGCFFTHCGWNSTLESLVAGVPIVGCPHFADQTTNAKLIEEVWGNGVRAKANEDGVVGREEIRRCVDVLLGGGEKGEEIRRNAAKWRGLALEAMKENGSSHNNFKLFLDCLDN, from the coding sequence CAGCCCAAGGCCATCTCAACCCCAGTTTTCAGCTAGCAAAGAGCCTCGCACTAGCTGGTGCACGAGTCACTTTTGCCACCACCATCTATGGCTTTAGCCGCATCAAAAACCTGCCGTCCTTTTCTGGTCTTTCCTTTGCCTCTTTCTCCGACGGCTACGACGATGCAGAGTCAAGAAAGAACTTCAAAGCTGATAGCTTCTTTGCCGATTTAACACATGTTGGATCCAAAAACCTCACCAAGTTGATCCAAACTTTGTCGGATGAGGACCGGCGGGTTACTTTCTTAATCTACGGTATTATGATGCCTTGGGCGGCTGAGGTTGCTAGTGGAATGAACATCCCATCTGCTTTTCTATCTTTTCAGTGTGCTGCTGCTTTAGCTATTTATCACAAGTACTTCAATAGCCAGGATGGTGTATATGATGGCGTTCGCAAAATTGAACCCACCATTTCCGTCAAGTTACCTGATCTTCCGTTGTTTGAAAATTGTGATTTGCCCACCATTCTTGTACCCACTGATCCACAATTTGCTTCAGCCCCGCCTATTTTTCATGAGCACATAAGAGCCCTGGAGAAAGATTCTAAGCCTTGCGTACTGGTCAACACTTTTGCCGAGTTGGAAGAAGCATCAATCAGAGCTATTGTTGATCACATGAATGTGATCCCAATTGGACCTTTATTTCCTTGTGTTCATTCGGATGGGAATGATTTATCTGACAAGTCTGTCagtcttgatttatttgaatgTCACGAAAATGATTATCTCCAGTGGTTGGATTCAAAGCCCGAAAAGTCTGTGGTTTATACAGCATTTGGAAGTCTAACGAAGTTAAAGAAAGATGAAAAGTTAGAGATTTTGCACGGATTAGAGGAAACTGGCAGGCATTACATGATTGTTATGCGAGCAGTGGAGAATGAAGATGAAGAAGTAAAGGAAATGATGGAAAATGGGCTGAATGGAAAGGGGAAAATAGTGCCATGGTGTTCACAGATGGAGGTACTCTGTCACAAGTCAATAGGGTGTTTTTTCACTCACTGTGGGTGGAATTCAACTCTGGAGAGTCTAGTTGCTGGTGTTCCAATTGTGGGATGTCCACATTTTGCTGATCAGACAACAAATGCTAAGCTGATTGAGGAAGTCTGGGGCAACGGGGTGAGAGCAAAAGCTAATGAAGATGGGGTGGTGGGGAGAGAAGAGATCAGGAGATGTGTGGATGTTTTGCTGGGAGGTGGAGAAAAGGGGGAAGAAATTAGAAGAAATGCTGCTAAGTGGAGAGGCTTGGCTTTGGAGGCTATGAAGGAAAATGGATCTTCACACAAcaatttcaaattatttttggattGTTTGGATAATTAA